One window of Gemmatimonadota bacterium genomic DNA carries:
- a CDS encoding MaoC family dehydratase, producing the protein MEKIEKKVIPGWTGRCYEDFEVGEIYRSRFGRTVTTADNQLFTHLTLNTNPLHFDEEYARRTRWGKILVNSTFTLALVVGMSVPDVSEQAMANLGWSEIRLPNPVFVGDTLYCETEVLARRESKSFPEAGIVKVRTRGVNQHGRVVIDLTRSVMVYKRAHAPLADTFPEIHEEKDG; encoded by the coding sequence ATGGAGAAAATAGAGAAAAAAGTGATACCGGGCTGGACCGGGAGATGCTATGAGGATTTCGAGGTGGGCGAAATCTACCGAAGCCGGTTCGGGCGGACGGTGACGACGGCTGACAACCAGTTGTTTACGCATCTGACCCTGAATACCAATCCGCTTCACTTTGACGAGGAGTACGCCCGTCGGACGCGGTGGGGAAAGATTCTGGTGAACAGCACGTTTACGCTCGCGCTGGTCGTGGGGATGAGTGTCCCGGACGTGAGCGAGCAGGCGATGGCGAACCTGGGTTGGAGCGAGATCCGGCTTCCGAACCCTGTATTTGTGGGAGATACGCTCTATTGCGAGACGGAGGTGCTCGCCAGGCGGGAGTCGAAGTCGTTTCCGGAAGCAGGGATTGTGAAGGTTCGCACGCGGGGCGTGAATCAGCACGGCCGCGTCGTCATAGATCTGACTCGCAGTGTGATGGTCTATAAGAGGGCGCACGCGCCGTTGGCGGATACTTTTCCCGAAATTCACGAGGAGAAAGACGGGTGA
- a CDS encoding CoA ester lyase, producing MRSWLFVPGHRQRMIDKALGLPADVLIFDLEDGVPEAEKDVARSRVAAALDGPHGGSTRFVRVHDAGSSELDADLQVIARAGLQGLVLSKVQGPEDVLQVCRWLDRHETRAGIPSGGVGLLATIESARGLVQAPAIASVTPRLVGLMFGAEDFALDMGLFSHPGQGLVNYARSALAVAAASGKIRAIDKVFTDISDLDGLAVEARRARDLGFAGKAVIHPGQVGMVNEIFSPTEVEERWARRIVEAFERRADEGPATVDGRMVDRPILERARWILDRLEEEG from the coding sequence ATGCGGTCCTGGCTTTTTGTACCGGGGCACCGGCAGCGTATGATCGACAAGGCTCTGGGCCTGCCGGCGGATGTGTTGATATTCGATCTGGAGGACGGCGTCCCGGAGGCTGAGAAGGATGTTGCGCGCAGTCGTGTCGCTGCCGCGCTGGATGGCCCGCATGGCGGCTCAACGCGGTTCGTCAGGGTTCACGATGCTGGTTCATCCGAATTGGACGCCGATCTGCAGGTGATCGCGCGTGCGGGGCTGCAGGGGCTCGTGTTGTCCAAAGTGCAGGGTCCAGAGGATGTGCTTCAGGTGTGCCGGTGGCTGGACCGGCACGAGACCAGAGCGGGTATTCCATCTGGAGGCGTCGGGCTTCTGGCAACCATTGAGAGCGCCCGGGGTCTGGTTCAGGCGCCTGCGATCGCATCCGTTACACCCAGGCTGGTGGGGCTTATGTTCGGCGCGGAGGATTTCGCGCTGGATATGGGCCTTTTTTCGCACCCGGGACAGGGATTGGTCAATTACGCCCGATCGGCTCTGGCGGTGGCCGCGGCAAGCGGGAAAATCCGGGCTATAGACAAGGTATTTACGGACATCAGCGATCTTGACGGGTTGGCTGTGGAGGCGCGACGGGCCAGAGATCTGGGGTTTGCCGGAAAAGCCGTGATTCATCCGGGTCAGGTTGGGATGGTGAATGAAATTTTCAGTCCCACGGAGGTCGAGGAGAGGTGGGCACGGCGAATTGTTGAGGCTTTTGAACGGCGGGCGGACGAAGGCCCGGCGACTGTAGATGGTCGGATGGTAGATAGGCCGATTTTGGAACGGGCGCGCTGGATCCTGGATCGCCTTGAGGAAGAGGGTTAA
- a CDS encoding CoA transferase, translating to MHDQNQHPPLNGIRIVSVEQFGAGPWATMMLADLGAEIIKIENPETGGDVARYVPPYTADQDSVYFQSFNRNKKSMTLNLQHPGGREVLHRLVGISDGVFNNLRGDLPARLGLDYPALRAIKASIVCCSLSAFGRHGSRAGEPGYDYLMQGYAGWMSLTGEPDGPPTKTGLSLVDLGAGTMASLGMVSAIFRARQTGLGCDVDVNLFDTALANLGYVAAWFLTRGYQAHRTPDSSHPSQIPSQVVPTRDGWLVIMCAKEKFFQNLVRVLGVPELAEDSRFCSFADRLENRDVLVPILKDLFRKKTTDDWLALLKGKVPCAPVNTVAQAFADPQVAEDNMILELPHPEFGAVRVVASPIDVGGGSVEPRRGPSLGEHNESILGEYLGYSMPEIEKLRSDGAI from the coding sequence TTGCACGATCAAAACCAACATCCGCCCCTGAATGGAATAAGGATTGTCTCGGTGGAGCAGTTCGGAGCGGGGCCGTGGGCAACGATGATGCTGGCGGACCTTGGGGCGGAGATCATCAAGATCGAGAATCCCGAGACGGGCGGCGATGTCGCGCGTTATGTGCCACCTTATACGGCTGATCAGGATAGCGTGTATTTCCAGAGTTTCAACCGAAACAAGAAGAGTATGACGCTGAATTTGCAGCATCCAGGAGGGCGGGAGGTGTTGCATCGGCTGGTGGGGATTTCGGATGGGGTGTTCAACAATCTGCGCGGAGACCTTCCGGCTCGGCTGGGTCTGGATTATCCGGCGCTGCGTGCGATCAAGGCTTCCATTGTGTGCTGCTCGCTTTCCGCGTTCGGACGGCATGGGTCTCGGGCGGGTGAACCGGGATACGATTATCTGATGCAGGGATATGCCGGATGGATGAGTCTTACGGGCGAGCCTGACGGTCCGCCGACGAAGACAGGACTTTCTCTCGTGGATCTCGGCGCGGGCACCATGGCGTCTCTGGGTATGGTCAGCGCGATCTTCCGCGCCAGACAGACGGGTCTGGGGTGCGACGTAGATGTGAATCTGTTCGATACGGCACTGGCGAATCTGGGATATGTGGCGGCGTGGTTCCTGACCAGAGGGTATCAGGCGCATCGGACGCCGGATTCTTCTCATCCGTCACAGATCCCGTCGCAGGTGGTGCCGACCAGGGACGGATGGCTGGTGATCATGTGCGCAAAGGAGAAGTTTTTTCAAAATCTGGTACGTGTTCTGGGGGTGCCGGAACTGGCGGAAGATTCCCGGTTCTGCTCTTTTGCTGATCGCCTGGAGAACCGGGATGTTCTGGTTCCGATTCTGAAGGATCTCTTCCGCAAGAAGACGACCGACGATTGGCTGGCGCTGCTCAAGGGCAAGGTGCCCTGCGCGCCCGTGAATACGGTTGCGCAGGCTTTTGCCGACCCGCAGGTGGCCGAAGATAATATGATACTGGAGTTGCCGCATCCGGAGTTCGGAGCCGTCCGGGTGGTGGCGAGTCCCATAGATGTCGGCGGTGGATCGGTTGAACCCCGGCGCGGGCCTTCACTGGGGGAACACAACGAGTCGATCTTGGGCGAGTATCTCGGATATTCGATGCCAGAGATTGAGAAGCTCCGAAGCGATGGCGCCATTTGA
- a CDS encoding sulfatase, with product MNIIVVMSDTLRYDHLGCHGNTWIHTPHIDAFSKRCMVFDRAYQASFPTIPTRTDMMTGRLTFPFRGWTPLPEDEVILSELLTDAGYVTMLLCDTPHLVRDGHQFDRGFLGWEWIRGQEGDRSITDDIPVPLESVPEKIRTPERMQQYHYRWRAAHWETERDTFVARTMQRAADWLEANHTHEKFFLYIDTFDPHEPWDPPAHYVNMYNPDYTGEVIDHPIYDYCDYLSAEEIKHTQALYAGEVTLMDTWVGHLLEKVENLNLWEDTAVIFMSDHGHYIGDHGRIGKSGQGPDGDWPYYEEVSHTAFMGYVPGSNAAGKRTKALTQPVDFMPTILDLAGIKKPDGLHGISVAPILKGEKAEEQRKVAVTSATLPVREDRSVCSSITDGNWTLHYRGPNWPAELYDLQTDLAQKNNVYNQQNMAEAQRLHKAYLEVLKGAGTPEEKFALRTELPNA from the coding sequence ATGAACATCATTGTCGTAATGTCCGACACCTTGCGTTATGATCACCTGGGGTGTCACGGAAATACCTGGATCCACACGCCGCATATAGACGCATTCTCCAAACGCTGCATGGTCTTTGACCGCGCGTATCAGGCATCATTCCCAACAATACCCACGCGCACAGACATGATGACCGGCAGGCTGACATTCCCCTTTCGAGGCTGGACGCCACTTCCCGAAGATGAAGTCATCTTGTCCGAACTCCTCACAGACGCGGGATATGTCACCATGCTCTTGTGCGACACACCGCACCTGGTAAGAGACGGACATCAATTTGACCGCGGATTTTTGGGCTGGGAATGGATTCGCGGACAAGAAGGCGACCGCTCAATCACAGATGATATACCCGTCCCCCTCGAATCAGTCCCCGAAAAAATTCGCACACCTGAGCGCATGCAACAATATCACTACCGCTGGCGTGCAGCACACTGGGAAACAGAACGCGACACCTTTGTCGCACGCACCATGCAACGCGCCGCAGACTGGCTGGAAGCAAACCACACCCACGAAAAATTCTTCCTCTACATCGACACCTTTGATCCTCACGAACCGTGGGACCCCCCCGCGCACTATGTCAATATGTACAACCCCGACTACACAGGCGAAGTCATCGACCATCCCATTTACGACTATTGCGATTACCTGAGCGCAGAAGAAATCAAACACACGCAGGCACTATACGCAGGTGAAGTCACACTCATGGACACCTGGGTCGGTCACCTGTTGGAAAAAGTAGAAAACCTGAACCTCTGGGAAGACACAGCCGTAATCTTCATGTCTGACCACGGACACTACATCGGCGACCACGGACGCATTGGCAAAAGCGGACAGGGACCAGATGGCGACTGGCCCTATTACGAAGAAGTATCCCACACAGCTTTCATGGGATATGTACCCGGCAGCAACGCAGCCGGAAAACGCACAAAAGCCTTAACACAACCCGTCGATTTCATGCCCACAATACTCGACCTTGCAGGCATAAAAAAACCCGATGGACTACACGGGATATCAGTCGCCCCCATCTTAAAAGGCGAAAAAGCAGAAGAACAACGGAAAGTCGCCGTCACATCGGCAACCCTGCCCGTGCGCGAAGACCGCAGCGTGTGCTCCAGCATCACAGACGGCAACTGGACCTTGCACTATCGCGGACCCAACTGGCCAGCGGAACTATACGACCTCCAAACAGACCTCGCGCAAAAGAACAACGTGTATAACCAGCAAAACATGGCCGAAGCACAGCGACTGCACAAAGCATATCTGGAAGTATTAAAAGGCGCGGGAACGCCTGAGGAAAAATTCGCATTGCGAACCGAATTGCCCAATGCCTGA
- a CDS encoding SfiI family type II restriction endonuclease — translation MTEKDPDILSLDEIEEIEKLTLRWIFQAVYDFGMEAHEIFLRSPDSVKDIAEDITRELLDRLSGFNVQQRVYGTVDYKKARYVILPDQTVRQALLIDSKAEKENRSATIQMSQTSMWVRQRRSGAQVNEKGFLPEISRYGDKNYLTTTCLIHFSYDDRLGRHHLREVTMIAIPNGKLQGRYNPTVDDGIWLAGRNAPILGEDFRVRVGFSRLKAKASWRIQRLTYDEKRQECIGSWQS, via the coding sequence ATGACGGAAAAAGATCCAGACATTCTATCCTTGGATGAAATCGAGGAAATCGAAAAGCTCACGTTGCGTTGGATATTTCAAGCGGTTTATGATTTCGGAATGGAAGCACATGAAATATTCCTTAGATCGCCTGATAGCGTTAAAGATATTGCTGAAGATATAACGCGAGAATTGCTTGATCGACTTTCAGGATTTAATGTGCAACAGAGAGTATATGGAACAGTTGATTATAAAAAAGCACGATATGTGATTCTTCCTGATCAAACCGTCAGACAGGCATTACTTATTGACTCAAAAGCAGAGAAGGAAAATCGTTCTGCAACGATTCAGATGTCACAAACGTCCATGTGGGTGAGACAACGGCGGTCCGGTGCTCAGGTTAATGAAAAAGGGTTTTTGCCAGAAATATCCAGATATGGAGATAAAAATTATCTCACAACGACATGCCTTATTCATTTCAGCTACGATGATCGTTTAGGTCGTCATCATTTGCGTGAAGTGACTATGATAGCAATTCCAAATGGAAAATTGCAAGGAAGGTATAATCCAACGGTTGATGATGGCATCTGGTTGGCTGGTAGAAATGCACCGATATTAGGTGAAGATTTCAGGGTAAGAGTAGGCTTTAGCAGATTAAAGGCCAAGGCTTCGTGGCGAATACAAAGGCTTACTTATGATGAAAAAAGACAGGAGTGTATAGGGTCATGGCAATCGTAA
- a CDS encoding DNA methyltransferase — protein sequence MAIVNLFKSLAPNAIYHGDSQELLGRIERESIALSIWSPPYYVGKEYEKDLSFEDWKNLLQKVIKLHFPIVKPGGFLVINIADILCFKDETMPKIMAENISRRKINLTKEDILKVVQQHPNWNRYKLAEHFGCSEQTIDRRLNGNNIRGGKYQSQTRVYLVGELIEKAATDAGFYLYDRRIWVKDAAWENSRWHTISYRSVDESEYIYIFWKPGITKVDRSRLTKQEWVNWGSRGVWEIPSVRSNSDHDSKFPVELPRRAIKLFTEPDEIVLDCFIGSGTTALAALSEGRRYIGIDKEKRSVEIATEAVKSFNTYEKEPEQMDLLIRELEAGYEIDERRKM from the coding sequence ATGGCAATCGTAAACTTGTTTAAATCACTTGCTCCGAACGCAATATATCACGGCGATTCGCAGGAGCTTTTGGGGAGAATTGAACGAGAATCCATTGCGCTCAGTATCTGGTCTCCTCCGTATTACGTCGGGAAAGAATACGAGAAGGATTTATCATTTGAAGATTGGAAAAATCTTCTGCAAAAGGTGATTAAACTACATTTTCCCATTGTAAAACCCGGTGGATTTTTAGTAATCAATATTGCCGATATATTGTGTTTTAAGGATGAGACGATGCCCAAAATTATGGCGGAAAACATTTCTCGTCGGAAAATTAATCTTACAAAAGAAGATATACTTAAGGTTGTACAACAGCATCCCAATTGGAATAGGTACAAACTTGCAGAACACTTCGGATGCAGCGAGCAAACAATAGATCGGCGGCTTAACGGTAACAATATTAGAGGTGGGAAATATCAATCTCAAACAAGGGTCTATCTCGTTGGGGAATTAATAGAAAAAGCTGCTACAGATGCAGGTTTTTATTTATATGATCGGCGTATATGGGTAAAAGACGCCGCCTGGGAGAACTCGAGGTGGCATACCATATCATACCGTTCTGTAGATGAGTCCGAATATATTTATATTTTTTGGAAGCCGGGTATAACGAAGGTTGATCGATCAAGGCTTACAAAACAAGAATGGGTAAATTGGGGTTCCAGAGGTGTATGGGAGATTCCTTCTGTACGCAGCAATTCAGATCATGATTCTAAGTTTCCAGTTGAGTTGCCTCGCAGAGCAATTAAGCTATTTACTGAGCCTGATGAAATTGTGCTCGATTGCTTTATAGGAAGTGGCACGACTGCTTTGGCAGCATTAAGTGAGGGAAGAAGATATATCGGTATTGACAAAGAAAAGAGGTCGGTAGAGATCGCAACAGAAGCTGTAAAATCATTCAATACGTACGAAAAAGAGCCTGAGCAGATGGATCTTCTGATACGGGAATTGGAAGCAGGATATGAGATAGATGAAAGACGCAAGATGTGA
- a CDS encoding DUF4926 domain-containing protein, which translates to MDKDNKLLDVVALTEDIAEYDLCQGQVGTIVEVLSDGQAFEVEFCDREGRTYESVGLRPNQFIVLHYAPISNV; encoded by the coding sequence ATGGATAAAGACAACAAACTTTTAGATGTGGTTGCATTGACCGAAGATATTGCTGAGTATGATCTCTGTCAGGGGCAGGTTGGAACAATTGTTGAGGTGCTTTCGGATGGTCAAGCGTTTGAAGTTGAATTTTGTGATCGGGAAGGTCGCACCTATGAATCAGTTGGTTTACGTCCCAACCAGTTTATCGTATTACACTATGCGCCGATCTCGAATGTCTGA
- a CDS encoding dihydrodipicolinate synthase family protein: MMDSIYGIVPPVVTPFREDDSLDEGAFRAEIQYMVETAEVHGVAVTGSTGEGHTLGDDEVRQLTQWAVEEADGRVPVITGIITDSTKSAIERGKAVADLGPVALQVTPVHYLFRPDDDAMVRHFEALCEGTGLPVMIYNVVPWTYLSPELLTRIIDAVEGVVGVKQSAGDMKLLADLLLMAGDRARIMTAVDALLYPSFVLGAHGAIAAILTAVPELCVAVWDACRAGDHKKALDLHEKLLPIWNAIFDDNLPANTKYAMKLQGRNGGVPRPPMPPSSAEQERQVQAALENAGVI, translated from the coding sequence ATGATGGATTCTATTTATGGGATTGTGCCGCCAGTGGTAACGCCGTTTCGAGAGGATGACTCGCTTGATGAGGGGGCGTTTCGTGCGGAAATTCAGTATATGGTTGAGACGGCAGAGGTGCACGGGGTGGCGGTGACGGGGAGTACGGGCGAGGGGCATACGCTCGGAGATGATGAGGTGAGGCAGTTGACGCAATGGGCAGTGGAGGAAGCCGATGGGCGAGTGCCAGTGATTACGGGGATTATTACGGATAGTACGAAGTCGGCAATTGAGCGGGGGAAGGCTGTGGCCGATTTGGGTCCGGTGGCGTTGCAGGTGACGCCGGTGCATTATTTGTTTCGGCCAGATGATGATGCGATGGTCAGGCATTTTGAGGCGTTGTGTGAGGGGACGGGATTGCCGGTGATGATTTACAATGTGGTGCCGTGGACGTATTTGTCGCCGGAGTTGTTGACGCGGATTATTGACGCGGTGGAAGGTGTGGTGGGGGTGAAGCAGAGTGCGGGAGATATGAAGTTGCTGGCTGATTTGTTGTTGATGGCGGGAGATCGAGCACGGATTATGACTGCGGTAGATGCGTTGTTGTATCCGTCATTTGTTTTAGGGGCGCACGGTGCGATTGCGGCGATTTTGACGGCGGTGCCCGAGTTGTGTGTGGCGGTGTGGGATGCGTGTCGTGCAGGTGATCATAAAAAGGCGTTGGATTTACACGAAAAGTTGCTGCCGATTTGGAATGCGATTTTTGATGATAATTTGCCCGCAAATACCAAGTATGCGATGAAGCTGCAGGGACGTAATGGAGGTGTGCCGCGCCCGCCAATGCCACCGTCGTCTGCCGAGCAGGAAAGGCAGGTTCAGGCGGCATTGGAGAATGCAGGTGTGATTTAA
- a CDS encoding sigma-70 family RNA polymerase sigma factor: protein MEQIEDSALIAQILDGDRKAFAILVQRYSRYVYAQIARSIRLVDDVEDLVQIVFIKAYENLHQLRKPDRFRPWLHSIIRNAVNSHHRRRAVQLRKD from the coding sequence GTGGAACAGATTGAAGACAGCGCGCTCATCGCTCAAATTCTGGATGGCGACCGCAAAGCATTCGCAATTCTGGTGCAACGCTATTCGCGATATGTGTATGCCCAAATTGCCCGATCCATACGATTGGTTGACGACGTAGAAGATCTGGTCCAAATCGTATTTATCAAAGCGTACGAAAATCTGCACCAACTTCGCAAACCCGACCGATTTAGACCCTGGTTACACAGCATCATACGCAACGCCGTCAACTCCCATCATCGCCGTCGAGCCGTGCAATTGCGGAAGGATTAA
- a CDS encoding phytanoyl-CoA dioxygenase family protein, producing the protein MNHVSKSMRQQWQEQGYLHLKNVIPKDEAAGYLDAANEVIAKYEAKYPEVLEKGVYTIIQTLFRTSRIDGLMDHPNLFGTILDLMGPYIQIMGSQIYVRYPNDKTDNLIGWHTDAGRSLAQIRVTPDSLPLNFKIQFFLTDIPHENCANFCLVPGSHRRPMPKEARNETPPGAIQLIAEAGDCAIFPNTMWHAVAPNHTDVVRRSITFRYGQMWCRPYDYEKCPEEVLSRMTPRRRRLMGDLGENYTATDYFKPSDQIKVIMDGLDFKCPNA; encoded by the coding sequence ATGAACCACGTGAGCAAATCCATGCGGCAACAGTGGCAGGAGCAGGGATATTTACATCTCAAAAATGTAATCCCCAAAGACGAAGCAGCGGGTTACCTCGATGCGGCCAATGAAGTAATCGCAAAGTACGAAGCCAAATATCCCGAGGTCCTCGAAAAAGGCGTCTATACCATCATCCAAACGCTCTTCCGAACAAGTCGGATTGACGGATTAATGGACCATCCCAACTTATTCGGCACCATCCTCGACCTGATGGGACCTTATATCCAGATCATGGGATCGCAAATCTACGTGCGCTATCCAAATGACAAAACCGATAACTTGATCGGCTGGCACACCGATGCTGGACGCTCATTGGCACAAATTCGAGTCACGCCAGACAGTCTGCCATTAAACTTCAAAATACAGTTCTTCCTCACCGATATTCCACACGAAAATTGTGCAAACTTCTGTCTGGTACCCGGTAGCCATCGCCGCCCAATGCCCAAAGAGGCGCGCAATGAAACACCACCCGGCGCAATACAACTCATTGCCGAAGCGGGAGATTGCGCGATCTTCCCCAATACCATGTGGCACGCGGTTGCGCCAAATCACACAGACGTCGTGCGGCGCAGCATCACCTTTCGGTATGGCCAAATGTGGTGCAGACCCTACGATTACGAAAAATGTCCCGAAGAAGTGCTATCCCGCATGACACCTCGCCGCCGTCGGTTAATGGGTGATCTGGGCGAAAACTATACGGCGACAGATTATTTCAAACCATCCGACCAGATAAAAGTCATCATGGATGGCCTGGACTTTAAGTGTCCCAATGCTTAA
- a CDS encoding heavy metal-binding domain-containing protein — MLVLTTPNIEGKTVDSYQGIVTGEAILGANFFKDIFASLRDIVGGRSAAYESELRRAKDLAIEEMVEQARGMGANAVIGVDLDYDTVGEGSMLMVSASGTAVTYRD, encoded by the coding sequence ATGCTCGTGTTGACAACCCCCAATATTGAGGGAAAAACTGTTGATAGCTATCAGGGTATTGTGACGGGTGAAGCCATTTTGGGTGCCAATTTTTTCAAAGATATTTTTGCGAGTCTCCGCGATATTGTCGGCGGGCGTTCAGCCGCGTATGAGTCAGAACTCCGCAGAGCCAAAGATCTTGCCATTGAGGAAATGGTCGAACAGGCACGCGGTATGGGTGCCAATGCCGTCATTGGGGTGGATCTCGACTACGATACCGTTGGTGAGGGCAGTATGCTTATGGTCAGTGCCAGTGGCACGGCTGTTACTTATCGGGATTGA
- a CDS encoding phytanoyl-CoA dioxygenase family protein translates to MLTQKQIAFYHEHGYLGVENVLSENEVNDLRRITDEYVEKSREVTDHTEVFDLEPGHTPENPKLRRLKSPILLHEVYRKTLHHEKILGIVSQLIGYGLRCNGNKLNMKQPGYGSPVEWHQDWAFYPHSNDDLLAVGIVLDDMTEENGPLLVIPGSHKGPIYDHHLEGHFCGAVTDSTFSDKGAVPVMVKAGGITIHHVRMLHGSVSNTSDKPRRLLLFQYCAIDAYPLSGLNNWDLFNETIVRGEPTNVPRVEAVPVRMPWPGALRSGSIYESQTVVKESKFSKEHYKK, encoded by the coding sequence ATGCTCACCCAGAAACAAATTGCGTTTTATCACGAACACGGATATCTCGGTGTGGAGAACGTGCTCAGTGAAAACGAAGTCAATGACCTGCGTCGGATAACCGATGAATATGTGGAAAAATCGCGGGAGGTCACCGATCACACCGAAGTATTCGACCTCGAACCCGGACACACACCCGAAAACCCAAAACTGAGACGCTTAAAAAGTCCGATTTTGCTACATGAAGTATATCGCAAAACCCTGCATCACGAGAAAATTTTGGGAATCGTATCGCAATTGATCGGATACGGCCTGCGGTGTAATGGCAACAAACTGAACATGAAGCAACCCGGCTACGGCAGCCCGGTCGAATGGCATCAGGACTGGGCATTTTATCCGCATAGCAACGACGACTTGCTCGCCGTGGGTATAGTACTCGACGACATGACAGAAGAGAACGGCCCCTTGCTCGTCATCCCCGGCTCGCACAAAGGGCCAATTTACGACCATCACCTCGAGGGCCATTTCTGTGGCGCCGTAACCGACTCTACCTTTAGCGACAAAGGCGCCGTACCCGTAATGGTCAAAGCAGGCGGCATCACAATCCACCACGTCCGCATGCTACACGGGTCAGTATCCAACACATCTGACAAACCCCGCCGACTGCTCCTATTTCAATACTGCGCGATCGATGCGTACCCCCTATCGGGCCTGAACAACTGGGATTTGTTCAATGAAACAATCGTGCGCGGTGAACCGACCAACGTCCCACGCGTGGAAGCCGTACCCGTGCGAATGCCCTGGCCGGGCGCACTCCGAAGCGGATCTATTTACGAATCGCAAACCGTGGTGAAAGAGTCAAAATTTTCCAAAGAACACTATAAAAAATGA
- a CDS encoding sulfatase has product MRILYLDLDALNPTHLGCYGYHRNTSPTIDKIAAEGIRFNQVYTTDAPCLPSRTAFYSGQFGIHSGVVGHGGTASERRINGPNRGFRDRLANEGLAGFLQRQGFKTSMISPFGQRHAAWHFYAGFNEIHNTGKGGMESAEEVTPVVEKWLNDNAADDNWFLHINYWDVHTPYRAPAEYGEPFADDPLPAWLTPELLEEHKKLVGPHTAQDIMMWNDRPNPRFPRHPGRLDNMDDLRRMIDGYDTAIRYVDDQIAIIVGILEDKGVLDDTAIIISADHGENMGELGIYGEHGTADQATCHIPMIVKWPGGQSGITDEGLHYNIDLAPTLADLLCGQKQALWDGESYAPVITEGADAGRSELILSQCAHVCQRAVRFDDWIYIRTYHDGYRLYPRELLFNLSDDPYEMRDVASENPDICREAAYRLMNWHDHMMETMPRPYDNDPLWTVMQEGGPMHTWGAFEDYCDRLAETDRAEGAVLLREKFGNKYRHP; this is encoded by the coding sequence ATGCGCATCCTGTACCTCGATCTCGACGCCTTAAATCCCACGCACCTGGGCTGTTACGGATATCACCGCAACACATCGCCAACAATTGACAAAATCGCAGCCGAAGGCATTCGATTTAACCAGGTCTATACAACAGACGCACCCTGCTTGCCGTCGCGCACCGCATTTTACTCCGGGCAATTCGGCATTCATTCGGGCGTCGTAGGACACGGCGGCACCGCATCAGAACGGAGAATAAATGGACCAAACCGCGGATTTCGAGATCGACTCGCCAACGAGGGACTGGCCGGATTCTTACAGCGTCAGGGCTTTAAAACATCCATGATCAGCCCCTTTGGACAGCGGCATGCCGCGTGGCACTTTTATGCCGGCTTCAACGAAATACATAACACCGGCAAAGGCGGCATGGAATCAGCCGAAGAAGTAACACCCGTAGTCGAAAAATGGCTGAATGACAATGCCGCGGACGACAACTGGTTTTTGCACATCAATTACTGGGATGTACACACCCCCTATCGCGCGCCAGCAGAATACGGCGAACCCTTTGCCGATGATCCTCTCCCAGCCTGGCTAACACCCGAATTGCTGGAAGAACACAAAAAACTCGTCGGCCCCCACACCGCGCAGGACATCATGATGTGGAACGACCGCCCCAATCCCCGCTTTCCCCGGCACCCCGGGCGCCTGGACAACATGGACGACCTGCGGCGAATGATCGACGGATACGACACCGCAATCCGGTACGTAGATGATCAAATTGCCATCATTGTGGGCATATTGGAAGACAAAGGCGTACTGGACGACACCGCGATCATCATCAGCGCGGATCACGGCGAAAACATGGGCGAACTCGGCATATACGGCGAACACGGAACAGCCGATCAGGCGACCTGCCATATACCGATGATTGTAAAATGGCCCGGCGGGCAGTCTGGAATCACAGACGAGGGCCTGCATTACAATATTGATTTAGCGCCCACATTAGCCGATCTTCTATGTGGGCAAAAACAAGCGTTGTGGGATGGCGAAAGTTACGCCCCTGTCATTACCGAAGGCGCAGATGCCGGGCGTAGCGAATTGATCTTGAGCCAGTGCGCGCATGTATGTCAGCGGGCTGTCCGCTTTGACGACTGGATTTATATCCGCACCTATCACGACGGATATCGACTTTACCCACGCGAACTATTGTTTAACCTATCAGACGACCCCTATGAAATGCGCGACGTCGCGTCTGAAAATCCCGATATATGCCGCGAGGCTGCGTATCGCCTCATGAACTGGCACGACCACATGATGGAAACCATGCCGCGACCCTACGACAACGATCCCCTCTGGACAGTCATGCAAGAAGGTGGACCAATGCACACCTGGGGAGCTTTCGAAGACTATTGCGATCGCCTTGCAGAAACCGACCGTGCAGAAGGCGCCGTCTTACTGCGCGAAAAATTTGGAAACAAATACCGCCATCCATAA